The Fusarium falciforme chromosome 4, complete sequence genomic interval GCATCTGATGGAGGAGCGACCTCAGCACACCAGCCTCTGACTTTTCCAGCTTGGTGCCTTTGTAGTAAAAGTAGAAGCACGCCATGTTCAGAGGCTTCCCAGCTGCCCATCGCAACAAAGCCTCAGAAGTCTCGCGGTGATGGGTGGCAAACTTGGTCAGCGTACTCTTCCCAGACCCAGCCTTGCCAGTGATCCAATAGATATCCGCATCGTCAGAGAGAAAGTTGCGGAAGTTGTCCCAAGGCTTCTGCTCCGCGACAGGATCGCAAAAGAGCCACTCGTATGTCCTGCGGTATGCCTCGTGTATCGTATCCTCCCGGTCTTGCATTGTAGCAAACCACAACGACACCAGGATCTTTTTCTGCGCAGTTTCCCTCATCTTGCGAGACACTCTCTTGTTTGGTGGCAACGGTTGACCGGGCTGACACATTGCTCCCTTGACAGCACCCATTAGTTCTTCGTGTCGGCGAGATGCTACTATTTCGCCATTCATCTGATTATCGATTATGGTGTCGTTCTGcaccttgatcttgtcaagCTGGCCAAACAGCTGTGGGATGACGGCCTGAGCGTGGTCGTCGAGCTGAGCCACCACATCTTGGAGCTGGAGAGAGTGCTGGTCAAGTTTCTTCTGGATCAGGGCAACACCGTGAAACTGAAGCTCTCCCCTGACAGCAACCAGTCTCTTCTCGAGTTTTTCAATATCGTCTCTCTTCCAGATGGTCATGAGGGTTTGGTGAAGAGTGTGCCAAGGCTTCCCGCCAGCGCCCTTAGCTCGTAACTTCTCCAAGAGGAGCTTCAGCTCTTGGGCAATAAGTATAATCTCCTGACCTAGACGCAGTAGCACCGAATCTTCAGAGCCCAGGAGCGCGGGGTCGCATCCGGCGAGACGCTCTGTGATATCGTCAGCCGTTCTCGGCGCATCAATCGCAATCTGCTCAAGCTCAGAGAGGCCGGCAGGGCTCCCGGCGTCGTAAATCTGCTTGGAGATTGCGATGACATTGTTGGTGAAGCCTATGACCTGGAAGATGTTGGCTACCAGGCTAAGAGCCGAGATTGGGTCCATGAGGCCGTGTTGGTAGGATGATGAAGGAGCGCATGTTGGGATCAGGCTGTGAAAGCCTTGGATCTTTTGACGAGGCAGTTTTCAGCCACACTTACCAGACCAGCATTCACCTTGCCCAGCCGAGTAGGTAAGCCAGCCGTCTGAGGTATCATTCGGCAAAAGCAATTTGCTTGGGAATTTTGACGACACCACGGTATAGAACTTAATAGGAGAAGGGAGTTAACTtgattaagtatattaagccCCGGTAGGTGCTCTCTTTAAAGggagtatatattagctacAGGGTTCAAAAGATGACGATTTATATAATCAATTAagttaaatttattattatattgtCTTATATTGTATAAATATTCCGTTGCTCTCACCTATCCCCCTACACCTGCGGAACCTCTCCGTTTATGGCCACAGGGGAAAGCCCTTGCCCGTAGGCGAGATAAAAACCTGTCTGTCACACAGCAAGCAGTCCCCTCACTTTCAGTATTGACTGGAGATGCGGAAAAAAGGTAGACCCGCGCGGCACGTCGCTGTTGCCTGAAACTATACTGTagataatatactaaagtaAAATTATAGATAGTATCTGCCACTAGCAACAAACAGCCAAGTCGATCAACCCCCAACCTTTGTCAACCAACTCTTTACTCTTTTCTCGTGAATCTCACGGCAACTTCACCCCCGCCCTGTCATCATTCTCCGACACCGAACTCGACTCACCTTACCGAATTGCCTCAGATGACTCCCCATATCAGAGCTATCCCGGCTGAACTTTTGTTCAAAATACTCCGGAACGTCGACCACTCTCACAATGGAAGGTCCACCATCACCTCCTGTTTGTTGGTAAACCGGGAGTGGTGTGATGTTGCGCATTCCATACTCTACCAGGATCTAGTACTGCTGGGCGGCGATCAGATGGATCGTTTCCTGGCATGCCATGATCGTAGGGCTATCCGCTCCATCACCCGGTCCCTGACTCTCCGACCCATTCAGAAAGATGGCGAAGGGAATACGCCTTCATACAAGCGGCTAGACACACAAATTCTTCTGCTGGCGAGAGACGTCATTGCACACATGGAAGCACTTGAGTCTTTCTCCCTGACAACACACCCCAGAGAGCCCAAACTCAAATTGTGGATTCTCAGGTCAACCATCTCAACCGTTCTCAAAGCACTCCCCGCAAGTTGCGTGAATCTGGAGCTTGCCACGCGAGGCGGAGATGGGGACATGGTCAGGGGTGTTGACGGCGACCCAACACACCTTTGCGAGGACATACGCCGCTTGCTGCCTCGCATGCACCATGTTCACATCGACCTCGCCTCTGTATGTGATGCCATGCTAGGTAGGTGGGACTCAGGCGACGTTTTCCGCCCCATCAAACTTGCGTGCATCCGAAGTCTCCATATTGACTGCGTGGGCATGGATGGGAGGAAACAATGTGACCAccgccatgatggcgacggCGATCGGTACTCTTACCAGCACACGCCTAGATCACTCTGGGACTCGATTATTCGAGGCCTGCAGCACGCGGTAGGGTTGCAAGAGACAGAGACAGGCGAAATCACGGTTCTGGGATCAGCCCCACGCGGTGACGACTTCAACAAGGACAGATATTGGACCTTGCTGCGTTGCCATGTCAGAAGAGGTCACAACGGAACCACAACCTGGGCCTTCCCGATCACCCACATTGCACGGCTGAACGACAGCGAGTACGCTTGGTATATCCGCATCGATGGCGGGACGTTTGTAACGCTAGGCAAAGGTCCACTTTATGACCTTGCCGCAGGGCGCCCGTGGAGGATGTCAACTACAGGCCCAAAACTGCCCGCGGCTGTTGATCCTCATGCGACGCGGGTCTCGGACGAGGAGCTTGGGATACTCACCGAGGCCCAGTGGAAGGAAAGGTATCCCAGAAAGGCATCCATCTTGTGGCTaaacgagaagaagacggggaTGCGATTGATAGATGCTGAAGAACGGGAGGGCTCCGAGATGAGAAGCGCGGCGGAGATGACGCCAGAAGGCTATGTCCGACCAGCTGAACAGGGGTATTTTCGCAGCCAGGTGTTTACGGAAGAGGAATGGGAGTACATGAGGGAGGATGTATCGGAGGACGAACCGGAAGAGGAATCGGAGTAGGAGTTACCTATGGGCTCTCTCTCTCGCCAAGCCAACAAGTGAACTTTACAGTGATCGACGATGGACCTCCCAAGTTATTAAGATCCCTGTTCGATCtgataagattataaagcGCCTCCACAGGCTGCGGGCTATTTAAACCCCCGGCACCCCGTGTGACATGGAAGCTTGGGTTTAAGCTCAAGTTGTGTTACGGTTGTATTATTTCTCGTATTAGGTTGCTCTGACGCTCAGCCCCTCCCGAGTCCTCATCGAGCCTTTTGACCAAGCACACCGACCTAttgttttttcttttgtctGGTCCTTTCATTTGCGAGTTTGTGTGATTATGATTGACCAAGCCATAGTAATATCAAACGTGGGGATATATAATGGTTCCTGCATGCTCCCACCGGCCCTCCCACCGAGAGTCCGCATTCTTGGGTTGTAGGAACATCGCCCCGTGGGGGGTTACTCTCTTTCCATTTACGGCTTGCGGAATAGATCACTTGCACCAAACTTGGAACTTTCGCCCGATGGAGGATCTCTGCCAAGTCCGATGCCGGGCTCCTGAATAATTAAGCATGTTAACACGGCGGCCGCCTCAAAGCCGAGGTCTTAGCATGTATGAATGCTCTCGACATATATAAGCTATGGGAGCATGCTCGGTTCCTGCATCAAGGTAACGGCAGTACAGCTTACACCCTTGATCGAGGTCTTGGCTCCAAACCCCTTTCATTATGCGTCCTCAGTTGCTTACAGCTGCTCTGGTACCTGGTGCCTTTGCGGCTCGTCCGTTCCTCAATGAGCCTGATATTGGTCTTGAAGAGTTCCTTGGTGAAATCGAGCCTGGAACCCTGCCCAACATTTCTGCCATCGCTACCCTCCACGATTTTGACTTTGCTGCTCGTAACTACCTGCCACAGAGCAACTATTCATGGTTCCGTCACGGCGCTGGCGGAGAGTGGTCCTACCGGAACAACCTCGAGGCCTTCCAAAGATACACATTCAAGCAGAGGGCTTTAACCGACATCACCAAGGTCAGGAATTCACTGCCGTAAGTCCTGATGGTTGAAGACAAATCTGGTGATTCGATTGCTAACCGGGGTCCTTAGGACTACCATACTTGGTCATAACTTCTCGGCACCCTTCTATATTAGTCCAGCAGCTCAAGGCATCCGATGCCATCCTGAAGCCGAGTCGGGCCTTGTCAAgggcgctgctgctggagatATTCTCTACATTGCATGTCTTTTCCCACCACGTGCATTGGAACCTTTATCTAACCACCATCTAGCCGTCAATTTTTGCCTCCAAGACGATCGAGGAGATTGCGGCTGAAAAG includes:
- a CDS encoding F-box domain-containing protein, with product MTPHIRAIPAELLFKILRNVDHSHNGRSTITSCLLVNREWCDVAHSILYQDLVLLGGDQMDRFLACHDRRAIRSITRSLTLRPIQKDGEGNTPSYKRLDTQILLLARDVIAHMEALESFSLTTHPREPKLKLWILRSTISTVLKALPASCVNLELATRGGDGDMVRGVDGDPTHLCEDIRRLLPRMHHVHIDLASVCDAMLGRWDSGDVFRPIKLACIRSLHIDCVGMDGRKQCDHRHDGDGDRYSYQHTPRSLWDSIIRGLQHAVGLQETETGEITVLGSAPRGDDFNKDRYWTLLRCHVRRGHNGTTTWAFPITHIARLNDSEYAWYIRIDGGTFVTLGKGPLYDLAAGRPWRMSTTGPKLPAAVDPHATRVSDEELGILTEAQWKERYPRKASILWLNEKKTGMRLIDAEEREGSEMRSAAEMTPEGYVRPAEQGYFRSQVFTEEEWEYMREDVSEDEPEEESE